A genomic window from Sorex araneus isolate mSorAra2 chromosome 2, mSorAra2.pri, whole genome shotgun sequence includes:
- the SPG21 gene encoding maspardin, protein MGEIKVSPDYNWFRSTVPLKKIIVDDDDSKIWSLYDAGPRNIRCPLIFLPPVSGTADVFFRQILTLTGWGYRVIALQYPVYWDHLEFCDGFRKLLDHLQLDKVHLFGASLGGFLAQKFAEYTHKSPRVHSLILCNSFSDTSIFNQTWTANSFWLMPSFMLKKIVLGNFSSGPVDPMMANAIDFMVDRLESLGQSELASRLTLNCQNSYVEPHKIRDIPVTIMDVFDQSALSTEAKEEMYKLYPNARRAHLKTGGNFPYLCRSAEVNLYVQIHLLQFHGTKYAAIDPSMVSAEELEVQKGSPSGTEEQ, encoded by the exons ATGGGAGAGATTAAAGTCTCTCCTGATTATAACTGGTTTAGAAGTACAGTTCCCCTTAAAAAG ATTATTGTGGACGACGATGACAGTAAGATATGGTCACTCTACGACGCAGGCCCCAGAAACATCCGGTGCCCACTCATATTCCTGCCTCCAGTCAGCGGAACCGCAGATGTGTTCTTCCGGCAGATTCTGACGTTGACCGGATGGGGTTACCGGGTCATTGCT TTGCAGTATCCAGTTTATTGGGACCATCTTGAATTCTGTGATGGATTCAGAAAACTTTTAGACCATTTGCAGTTGGATAAA GTTCATCTTTTTGGGGCATCTTTGGGAGGCTTTTTGGCCCAGAAATTTGCTGAATATACTCACAAATCTCCCAGAGTCCATTCCCTCATCCTGTGCAACTCTTTCAGTGATACCTCCATCTTCAACCAGACCTGGACTGCGAACAG CTTTTGGCTCATGCCATCATTTATGCTTAAAAAAATAGTTCTTGGAAACTTTTCATCTGGCCCCGTGGACCCCATGATGGCTAATGCCATTGACTTCATGGTGGACAGG TTGGAAAGTTTAGGTCAGAGTGAACTAGCATCAAGACTTACCCTGAATTGTCAGAATTCATACGTGGAGCCTCATAAAATTCGGGACATTCCCGTCACCATCATGGAT GTGTTTGACCAGAGCGCGCTGTCCACGGAAGCCAAGGAGGAGATGTACAAGCTGTACCCCAACGCACGGAGGGCGCACCTGAAGACGGGGGGCAACTTCCCGTACCTGTGCAGGAGCGCAGAGGTGAACCTGTACGTGCAG ATACACTTACTTCAATTCCACGGAACCAAATACGCGGCCATCGACCCGTCGATGGTGAGCGCCGAGGAGCTGGAGGTGCAGAAAGGCAGCCCGAGTGGCACCGAGGAGCAGTAG